From Desulfuromonas soudanensis, the proteins below share one genomic window:
- the purB gene encoding adenylosuccinate lyase translates to MITAISPIDGRYASKVTALTECFSEYALLRNRVRVEIAWLLALCAEPGIPECRPVSEAEEEALRAIVARFTPAEGEKIKAIEAVTNHDVKAVEYYLKEELDGTSLEDLSEFIHFACTSEDINNLSHALMLKDGLAALATQQRQIIAGISALARQFRDVPMLARTHGQTASPTTLGKELAVFAARLQRQSNSLAAVDILGKLNGAVGNFNAHLSAYPQVDWVALTRGVIETDLGLKQNLFTTQIEPHDYMAEMFDALSRWNTILTDFNRDVWTYISMAYFGQKTVKGEIGSSTMPHKVNPIDFENSEGNCGLANAIFGHLSAKLPVSRLQRDLTDSTVLRNMGVGFGYSMIAYSSALKGIGKLKLNEAKLAADLDQAWEVLAEPIQTVMRKAGIEKPYEKLKELTRGNVMDKNTIRAFIQGLDLDRADKERLLEMTPASYTGMAAEIVDLLD, encoded by the coding sequence ATGATCACGGCCATCAGCCCCATTGACGGGCGATACGCATCGAAGGTCACCGCACTGACCGAATGTTTTTCCGAATATGCCCTTTTGCGCAACCGGGTCCGGGTGGAAATCGCCTGGCTCCTGGCCCTGTGCGCCGAGCCCGGAATCCCCGAATGCCGCCCGGTGAGCGAGGCCGAAGAGGAGGCGCTGCGCGCCATCGTCGCGCGCTTCACCCCGGCCGAAGGGGAGAAGATCAAGGCGATCGAGGCCGTCACCAACCACGACGTCAAGGCGGTGGAATACTATCTCAAGGAAGAGCTCGACGGGACGTCCCTGGAGGATCTCTCCGAGTTTATCCACTTCGCCTGCACCTCCGAGGACATCAACAACCTCTCCCACGCCCTGATGCTCAAGGACGGCCTCGCCGCCCTGGCGACCCAGCAGAGGCAGATCATCGCCGGGATCTCGGCCCTGGCCCGCCAGTTTCGCGACGTGCCGATGCTCGCCCGCACCCACGGACAGACCGCCTCGCCGACCACCCTCGGCAAGGAACTGGCGGTCTTCGCCGCGCGCCTGCAGAGGCAAAGCAACAGCCTCGCCGCCGTGGATATCCTCGGCAAGCTCAACGGCGCCGTCGGCAACTTCAACGCCCATCTCAGCGCCTACCCGCAGGTCGACTGGGTCGCCCTGACCCGCGGGGTGATCGAAACCGACCTGGGGCTGAAGCAGAACCTCTTCACCACCCAGATCGAGCCCCACGACTACATGGCTGAGATGTTCGACGCCCTCTCCCGCTGGAACACCATCCTCACCGACTTCAACCGCGACGTCTGGACCTACATCTCCATGGCCTATTTCGGCCAGAAGACCGTCAAGGGGGAGATCGGCTCCTCGACCATGCCCCACAAGGTCAATCCCATCGACTTCGAAAACTCCGAGGGGAACTGCGGCCTGGCCAACGCCATCTTCGGCCACCTCTCCGCCAAGCTCCCCGTCTCCCGGCTGCAGCGTGACCTCACCGACTCGACGGTGCTGCGCAACATGGGGGTCGGCTTCGGCTACAGCATGATCGCCTACAGCTCGGCCCTCAAGGGGATTGGCAAACTCAAGCTCAACGAGGCGAAGCTCGCCGCCGATCTTGATCAGGCCTGGGAGGTCCTCGCCGAGCCGATCCAGACGGTGATGCGCAAGGCCGGCATCGAGAAGCCCTACGAAAAACTCAAGGAACTGACCCGGGGCAACGTCATGGACAAAAACACCATCCGCGCCTTCATTCAGGGTCTGGACCTGGATCGCGCCGACAAGGAACGGCTCCTGGAGATGACCCCGGCCAGCTACACCGGAATGGCCGCCGAGATCGTCGACCTCCTCGACTGA
- a CDS encoding GGDEF domain-containing protein yields the protein MRFFLSRLIYPFLLPNGLLFAAAVLGLSVAPQFPPLAPYLSVFPAAVLGVGLILGWRFNSTRLIFALLLLAMADALLGLRGAAAPFVHNALACALPLNLLGVALLAERGLVNRRGALVLGVLLTQLAAGAWLAARPMIRATAWLESDFVHLPFLDRLPLAQPALAAFALALLVLAFRFYRNPAPLEGGFLWALLAMPIALTSVPSPTLHLAAAGFILVVGVIENSHAMAYRDDLTGLPGRRALNEALARLGSRYTLAMVDIDHFKKFNDKHGHDVGDQVLRMVAGRLAAVTGGGKAFRYGGEEFSVIFPRKAVEEALPHLEALREAVAGARFHHRGKDRPKKKPARPRPSPPREKTLSVTISIGAAEKTGQRGASSQVLKAADQALYRAKKAGRNQVCD from the coding sequence TTGCGCTTTTTCCTTTCCCGGCTGATCTATCCTTTTCTCCTCCCCAACGGCCTCCTCTTTGCCGCCGCCGTCCTCGGCCTCTCTGTCGCCCCCCAATTCCCTCCCCTTGCCCCTTACTTGAGCGTCTTCCCCGCCGCCGTTCTCGGCGTCGGACTCATTCTCGGCTGGCGCTTCAATTCCACCCGACTGATCTTCGCCCTGCTGCTACTGGCGATGGCCGACGCCCTTCTCGGCCTCCGCGGCGCCGCCGCCCCCTTCGTCCACAACGCCCTGGCCTGCGCCCTCCCCCTCAATCTCCTCGGGGTCGCCCTGCTGGCCGAGCGCGGGTTGGTGAACCGGCGCGGCGCCCTGGTTTTGGGGGTGTTGTTGACGCAACTTGCCGCCGGGGCCTGGCTCGCCGCCCGTCCTATGATACGTGCCACCGCCTGGCTGGAAAGCGACTTCGTCCACCTCCCCTTTCTCGACCGCCTCCCTCTGGCCCAGCCGGCCCTGGCCGCCTTTGCCCTCGCCCTGCTCGTTTTGGCCTTCCGCTTCTATCGCAACCCCGCCCCCCTCGAGGGGGGCTTTCTCTGGGCGTTGCTGGCGATGCCCATCGCTCTTACCAGCGTGCCCTCCCCGACCCTGCATCTGGCGGCAGCCGGTTTCATTCTGGTCGTCGGGGTCATCGAGAACTCCCACGCCATGGCCTATCGTGACGACCTCACCGGCCTTCCGGGGCGCCGCGCGCTCAACGAGGCCCTCGCCCGGCTCGGCAGCCGCTATACTCTGGCCATGGTCGACATCGATCATTTCAAGAAGTTCAACGACAAGCACGGGCACGACGTCGGCGACCAGGTGTTGCGCATGGTGGCCGGACGCCTGGCCGCCGTCACCGGCGGAGGAAAGGCCTTTCGCTACGGCGGCGAGGAGTTTTCCGTGATCTTTCCCCGCAAGGCCGTGGAGGAAGCCCTCCCCCACCTCGAAGCGCTGCGCGAGGCCGTTGCCGGCGCCCGCTTTCACCACCGCGGCAAGGACCGTCCGAAGAAAAAGCCGGCCCGTCCCCGCCCTTCCCCCCCCAGGGAAAAGACCCTGAGCGTGACCATCAGCATCGGCGCCGCCGAGAAGACCGGTCAGCGGGGGGCCAGCAGCCAGGTGCTCAAGGCGGCCGACCAGGCTCTCTACCGGGCGAAAAAAGCGGGGCGCAACCAGGTTTGCGACTGA
- a CDS encoding cold-shock protein: MAEGTIKWFNDAKGFGFIEQDNGPDVFVHFSEIQGEGFKSLAEGDRVSFEVTQGQKGPQSSNVRKI; this comes from the coding sequence ATGGCTGAAGGCACTATCAAGTGGTTCAACGACGCAAAAGGGTTTGGTTTCATCGAGCAGGACAACGGTCCTGACGTTTTCGTTCACTTTTCCGAAATCCAGGGCGAAGGATTCAAATCCCTCGCTGAAGGCGATCGCGTTTCCTTTGAAGTGACTCAGGGCCAGAAAGGCCCCCAGTCCTCCAATGTGCGGAAGATCTAA
- a CDS encoding DUF3135 domain-containing protein, translated as MAANEEILRRLGELDGLYAKDPERFEVLARELIESVIADFPPEDQPRARGLQFVVDSRLALHSNPLGRMVEMMDMLWESVDRLVAALNDPWSVCEERQQCRSQSRIIPFPVSRQKH; from the coding sequence ATGGCTGCCAACGAGGAAATCCTCCGCAGGCTGGGGGAACTGGACGGTCTCTATGCAAAGGATCCCGAACGCTTTGAGGTCCTGGCCCGGGAGCTCATCGAAAGCGTCATCGCCGATTTCCCCCCCGAGGACCAGCCACGGGCCAGGGGGCTGCAGTTCGTCGTCGATTCGCGGCTGGCACTGCATTCAAATCCCCTGGGGCGGATGGTTGAGATGATGGACATGCTCTGGGAGTCCGTGGACCGCCTCGTCGCGGCGCTCAACGACCCCTGGTCCGTTTGCGAGGAGCGCCAGCAATGCCGCTCCCAATCGCGGATTATCCCTTTTCCGGTTTCACGGCAGAAACATTGA
- a CDS encoding ATP-binding protein codes for MLNLKPEVVAQLERVLGSVEMLLPKAAKPVDWSSCPAANWRRHSFSGYLEPVKVTDTTTLDELLGVEQQKEVMISNTRQFLAGLPANNALLWGSRGTGKSSLVKALLNRFAPEGLRVIQVEKEDLIYLSEIFTAVENQPYRFILLCDDLTFEVGELSYKMLKSALDGSVYSAPENVLIYVTSNRRHLLPEYETDNLGGKYVKGELQQSEAMEEKVSLSDRFGLWIAFHVFSQERYIDAVRLCVEREARARGVELPWSRALEEEAIRWSHDKSKRCGRTAFQFTKNWVGRTLLQRAGA; via the coding sequence ATGCTCAATCTTAAACCCGAAGTCGTCGCCCAACTCGAACGTGTCCTCGGCTCCGTCGAAATGCTCCTCCCCAAGGCGGCCAAGCCCGTCGACTGGAGCTCCTGTCCGGCGGCCAACTGGCGTCGCCATTCCTTTTCCGGGTATCTGGAACCGGTCAAGGTCACCGACACCACCACCCTCGACGAACTCCTCGGGGTCGAACAGCAAAAAGAGGTGATGATCAGCAACACCCGCCAGTTTCTCGCCGGTCTCCCCGCCAACAACGCCCTTCTCTGGGGTTCCCGCGGTACCGGCAAGTCGTCCCTGGTCAAGGCCCTCCTCAACCGCTTCGCCCCCGAGGGGCTGCGGGTGATCCAGGTGGAGAAGGAAGACCTGATCTACCTCTCTGAGATTTTCACCGCGGTGGAAAACCAGCCCTACCGCTTCATCCTCCTCTGCGACGACCTGACCTTCGAGGTCGGCGAGCTCAGTTACAAGATGCTCAAGAGCGCTCTGGACGGTTCGGTCTACTCGGCCCCGGAAAACGTCCTCATCTACGTCACCTCCAACCGTCGCCACCTCCTCCCCGAATACGAGACGGACAACCTCGGCGGCAAGTACGTCAAGGGGGAGCTGCAGCAGAGCGAGGCGATGGAGGAGAAGGTCTCCCTCTCCGACCGCTTCGGGCTCTGGATCGCCTTCCACGTCTTCAGCCAGGAACGCTACATCGACGCCGTCCGCCTCTGCGTCGAGCGCGAGGCCCGCGCCCGGGGGGTCGAGCTCCCCTGGAGCCGCGCCCTCGAGGAGGAGGCCATCCGGTGGTCCCACGACAAGAGCAAGCGCTGCGGCCGCACCGCCTTCCAGTTCACCAAGAACTGGGTCGGGCGCACCCTTCTCCAGCGCGCCGGCGCCTGA
- the phnD gene encoding phosphate/phosphite/phosphonate ABC transporter substrate-binding protein: MKSTGLGLITSRLAVLVLFLTVLAGCEEKPAFVSLKEQHPLPEQAVLPDDPVLNICVGSMITPQEGYHYYRQLLDHIADRMGVRVRAIDPGSYTEVNRMLAEGEVDAAFVCGGPYVEGHKSFGLELIAAPLINGEASYYSNLIVPADSPARTLEDLRGKTFAFTDPLSNSGMLVPASELDKLGESPETFFSSFLYTYAHDRSIQAVADQMVDGAAVDSLIWDFLLASHPELAKKVRVIVRFGPYGTPPVVTRPDLDPATKARLQEVLLNTHLHRQGKAILQGMHIERFVAIEDFRYDSIRELHQRFHRKAPSLRENRP, translated from the coding sequence ATGAAATCCACCGGACTCGGATTGATAACCAGCCGTCTGGCGGTTTTGGTTCTCTTTTTGACGGTGCTCGCCGGTTGCGAGGAAAAGCCGGCCTTCGTCAGCCTCAAGGAGCAGCACCCCTTGCCGGAACAGGCCGTTCTGCCGGACGATCCGGTTCTCAACATCTGCGTCGGTTCGATGATCACCCCCCAGGAGGGGTACCACTACTACCGTCAACTTCTTGACCATATCGCCGACCGGATGGGGGTCCGGGTCCGGGCCATCGACCCGGGGAGCTACACGGAAGTCAACCGGATGCTGGCGGAGGGGGAGGTCGATGCCGCCTTCGTCTGCGGCGGGCCCTATGTGGAGGGACACAAGAGCTTCGGCCTCGAACTGATTGCGGCGCCGCTCATCAACGGCGAGGCAAGCTATTATTCCAACCTGATCGTGCCGGCGGACAGTCCGGCCCGCACCCTCGAAGACCTGCGCGGCAAGACCTTCGCCTTCACCGACCCCCTGTCCAACAGCGGCATGCTGGTGCCGGCTTCGGAGTTGGACAAGCTCGGCGAGTCCCCCGAAACATTTTTTTCCTCCTTTCTCTATACCTATGCCCACGACCGCTCCATCCAGGCCGTTGCCGATCAGATGGTCGACGGCGCGGCTGTGGACAGTCTGATCTGGGATTTTCTCCTCGCCAGCCACCCCGAATTAGCCAAAAAAGTCCGGGTGATCGTCCGCTTCGGCCCCTATGGAACGCCTCCGGTCGTCACCCGCCCCGATCTCGATCCGGCCACCAAGGCCCGCCTCCAGGAGGTTCTGCTCAATACCCACCTCCATCGGCAGGGGAAGGCAATTCTCCAGGGGATGCACATCGAGCGGTTCGTGGCCATCGAGGACTTCCGCTACGATTCCATCCGCGAGCTGCACCAACGCTTCCACCGCAAGGCGCCCTCTCTCAGGGAGAACCGGCCGTGA
- a CDS encoding sensor histidine kinase, giving the protein MRSTLRRKILLVLVTLMVIFGATVAISIQLSVAFSLRRELEKRGISIAKHLAQQSINSVLARDRLALRIAAANQKKIEEDIVYIYFEGISPGEILGHSFGDTFPSALMETRRLPPGQTHGIRRILTEFGTVYDIAAPIAHGGLGEVHLGLSASSVENSASEIAREILVITLLVTGAGILLAIPLSAAIAGPIRRLTDIAEAVAEGDLDQQIPPGGRDEIGQLSRSFSHMLQELRKSRENLLAGYRDLAAEVQRRQLAENQLATQLNFLSTLMDELPSPVFFKDTAGRFLGCNRAFEDFLGRSRDEIIGRTTFDLVPEEEARIHAKQDSGVFASQKGCSYEEQFTSTDGAVRKVLFHKATFNDERGELAGLVGILVDITAEREIAALRREFVSTAAHEFQTPLAAILGFSELLSDSANLTEELRCEYLAIVQERAEFLSRQVDKLLNVSRLENGGTLPLTLGPCPMDQLILQSLRSHQQTVRTHRFEWSLPSPCPPVTGDRDRITQVLDNLLGNAVKYTPKGGTIRVAAAFTAQALEVCIADEGPGLAPEHLERIFEKFYRVTNHDAAPSGTGLGLYLCRAIIEAHGGTIVAESTLNQGTRLSFSLPLIPSLQNPSP; this is encoded by the coding sequence ATGCGATCCACTCTCCGCCGCAAAATCCTTCTGGTTCTGGTCACCCTCATGGTGATCTTCGGGGCCACCGTGGCGATCTCCATTCAGCTCTCCGTCGCCTTTAGTCTCCGCCGGGAGCTGGAAAAACGCGGCATATCCATCGCAAAACATCTCGCCCAGCAGAGCATCAACAGCGTTCTCGCCCGCGACCGGCTGGCGCTGCGGATTGCGGCGGCCAACCAGAAGAAGATTGAAGAGGATATCGTCTACATCTATTTCGAAGGGATCAGCCCCGGGGAGATTCTCGGTCATTCCTTTGGCGACACCTTCCCTTCCGCTCTCATGGAAACCCGCCGTCTCCCCCCGGGACAAACCCATGGCATCCGCCGAATCCTCACCGAATTCGGTACGGTCTACGACATAGCCGCCCCCATCGCCCATGGCGGGCTCGGTGAAGTTCACCTCGGCCTCTCGGCCTCCTCCGTCGAAAACAGCGCCAGCGAGATTGCCAGGGAGATCCTGGTGATCACCCTGCTGGTCACCGGAGCCGGCATACTCCTGGCCATACCCCTTTCGGCCGCCATCGCCGGCCCCATCCGGCGCCTGACCGATATCGCCGAAGCGGTGGCCGAGGGCGATCTCGATCAGCAGATTCCCCCCGGCGGACGGGACGAAATCGGGCAGCTGAGCCGGTCCTTCAGCCACATGCTTCAGGAGTTGCGCAAGAGCCGGGAAAACCTCCTGGCCGGCTACCGGGACCTGGCGGCGGAGGTGCAGAGGCGCCAGCTGGCCGAAAATCAACTGGCGACCCAGCTGAATTTTCTCAGCACCCTGATGGACGAACTCCCCAGCCCGGTCTTTTTCAAGGACACCGCCGGACGATTTCTCGGCTGCAACCGCGCCTTTGAAGACTTTCTCGGCCGCAGCAGGGATGAGATCATCGGGAGAACGACCTTCGACCTGGTACCGGAGGAGGAAGCCCGGATACATGCAAAGCAGGACAGCGGAGTCTTCGCCTCGCAGAAGGGGTGCAGCTACGAGGAGCAGTTCACCAGCACAGACGGCGCCGTGCGCAAGGTCTTGTTCCACAAAGCGACCTTCAACGACGAACGGGGAGAGCTGGCCGGACTGGTGGGGATCCTCGTCGACATAACCGCCGAGCGGGAAATTGCCGCCCTGCGCCGGGAATTCGTCTCCACCGCCGCCCATGAGTTTCAAACGCCCCTGGCCGCCATCCTCGGCTTCAGCGAACTCCTGAGCGACTCGGCAAACCTGACGGAAGAACTCCGTTGCGAATACCTCGCCATTGTTCAGGAAAGGGCCGAATTCCTCTCGCGACAGGTGGACAAGCTCCTCAATGTCAGCCGGCTGGAAAACGGCGGGACCCTCCCCCTGACCCTCGGGCCCTGCCCCATGGATCAGCTCATTCTTCAATCCCTGCGCAGCCATCAGCAAACGGTACGGACTCATCGTTTCGAATGGTCCCTCCCCTCCCCCTGCCCCCCGGTGACAGGCGACAGGGATCGCATCACCCAGGTCCTCGACAACCTGTTGGGCAACGCCGTCAAATATACACCGAAGGGGGGGACGATCCGCGTCGCCGCCGCCTTCACAGCACAGGCCCTGGAGGTCTGCATCGCCGATGAAGGGCCCGGACTGGCCCCGGAACATCTGGAACGCATTTTTGAAAAATTCTATCGCGTGACAAATCATGACGCGGCGCCATCGGGGACAGGACTCGGACTCTACCTCTGCCGCGCCATCATCGAAGCCCACGGCGGCACGATCGTCGCCGAAAGCACCCTCAACCAGGGAACCCGTCTCTCCTTCTCCCTGCCGCTGATCCCTTCCCTGCAAAACCCCTCTCCTTAA
- a CDS encoding HlyD family secretion protein, with amino-acid sequence MSPRSLILFPAPVALAALLLCACGEPEPITYQGYAEGEYLYVSSPLGGELETLGVSRGETVVPGAPLFTLERGQESAAMEEAALNLRQAENRLADLAKGDRPSELAALEARLDRARTASQLARKEWERRRRLFAEKTISAEDLDQAVAAREQSAAAVDELRAELTTARLGGRSDVLDAARAEVGAARQRLAQARWRFEQKRQDAPQGGAVFDTLYVAGEFVPAGYPVVSLLPPQNILLRFFVPENVVGTLSLGQSLSVSFDGAEGSYPARINYISPQAEYTPPVIYSRQSRAKLVYLIEARPDPEDAADFHPGQPLDVRLEAAP; translated from the coding sequence ATGTCCCCTCGTTCCCTCATTCTCTTCCCGGCTCCGGTCGCCCTGGCAGCCCTCCTCCTCTGCGCCTGCGGCGAGCCAGAGCCGATCACCTACCAGGGGTATGCCGAAGGGGAATACCTCTACGTCTCCTCCCCCCTCGGCGGGGAGCTCGAGACCCTTGGCGTTTCCCGCGGCGAAACGGTGGTTCCCGGGGCCCCCCTCTTCACCCTGGAGAGGGGGCAGGAATCGGCGGCGATGGAGGAGGCGGCCCTGAACCTGCGTCAGGCGGAAAATCGCCTGGCCGATCTCGCCAAGGGCGACCGCCCCAGCGAGCTGGCCGCCCTCGAGGCCCGCCTCGACAGGGCCCGCACCGCTTCCCAGCTGGCCCGCAAGGAATGGGAAAGGAGGCGACGCCTCTTCGCCGAAAAGACGATCTCCGCCGAGGACCTCGATCAGGCCGTAGCGGCCAGGGAGCAGAGCGCCGCGGCGGTGGACGAACTGAGGGCCGAGCTGACAACAGCCCGTCTCGGCGGCCGCAGCGACGTCCTTGATGCCGCCCGGGCGGAGGTCGGCGCGGCGCGGCAGCGCCTGGCCCAGGCCCGCTGGCGCTTCGAGCAGAAACGCCAGGACGCTCCCCAGGGGGGAGCCGTCTTCGATACCCTCTACGTCGCCGGTGAGTTCGTCCCGGCGGGGTATCCGGTGGTCAGTCTTCTGCCGCCGCAAAACATCCTGCTGCGCTTCTTCGTCCCCGAAAACGTCGTCGGCACCCTCAGTCTCGGCCAGAGCCTGTCAGTCTCCTTCGACGGCGCCGAAGGAAGTTATCCCGCCCGCATCAACTACATCTCCCCCCAGGCCGAATACACCCCCCCGGTGATCTACAGCCGGCAATCCCGCGCCAAGCTCGTCTATCTGATCGAGGCCCGTCCCGACCCCGAAGACGCCGCAGACTTTCACCCCGGACAACCCCTCGATGTCCGCCTGGAGGCCGCTCCATGA
- a CDS encoding ABC transporter ATP-binding protein → MSESPPVIDVYDLSKSFSGKVVVNRLSLRVEGGEIFGFLGPNGSGKTTFIRMLCGLLRPDGGRGVCLGHDLLKDAEAIRPQIGYMAQHFSLYEDLSVGENLDFMARIYGVEDRRRAIAEIVERMKLGPFAGQLAGTLSGGWQQRLALACCLLHKPRLLLLDEPTAGVDPKARRDFWDDIYALSAEGITTLISTHYMDEAERCHRLAYLAYGDLLASGSAVELVAAAGLTTWEVAGKDLHPLGQRLRLLPGVDQVVPFGNTLHVSGRNRRALEASLRSARDDENYSWTETETGLEEVFISLMQHREGD, encoded by the coding sequence ATGAGCGAGTCGCCCCCGGTCATCGACGTTTACGACCTGAGCAAATCCTTCTCCGGCAAGGTGGTGGTCAACCGTCTCTCCCTGCGGGTCGAAGGCGGCGAGATCTTCGGGTTTCTCGGCCCCAACGGCAGCGGCAAGACGACTTTCATCCGCATGCTCTGCGGCCTGCTGCGCCCCGACGGCGGACGCGGCGTCTGCCTCGGTCACGATCTCCTGAAGGATGCGGAGGCGATCAGGCCGCAGATCGGCTACATGGCGCAGCACTTCAGCCTCTACGAGGACCTGAGCGTCGGCGAGAACCTCGACTTCATGGCGCGGATCTACGGCGTGGAGGACCGGCGCCGGGCCATCGCCGAAATCGTCGAGCGCATGAAGCTCGGCCCCTTTGCCGGCCAGCTTGCCGGAACCCTCTCCGGCGGCTGGCAGCAGCGCCTGGCCCTCGCCTGCTGCCTGCTGCACAAGCCCCGGCTCCTCCTCCTCGACGAACCGACCGCCGGGGTCGACCCCAAGGCGCGCCGCGACTTCTGGGACGACATCTACGCCCTCTCCGCCGAAGGAATCACCACGTTGATCAGTACCCACTATATGGACGAGGCCGAACGCTGTCATCGCCTCGCCTACCTCGCCTACGGCGACCTCCTCGCCTCGGGGAGCGCCGTTGAGCTCGTAGCCGCAGCGGGACTGACCACCTGGGAGGTCGCCGGCAAAGACCTGCACCCCCTCGGCCAGAGACTCAGGCTCCTCCCCGGGGTCGACCAGGTGGTCCCCTTCGGCAACACCCTCCACGTCAGCGGCCGCAACCGCCGGGCCCTCGAGGCGAGTCTGCGCTCTGCCAGGGACGACGAAAACTATTCCTGGACAGAGACGGAGACGGGGCTCGAGGAGGTCTTCATCAGCCTGATGCAGCACCGGGAAGGAGACTGA
- a CDS encoding ABC transporter permease: protein MALRRGFSLRRFAAMVGKEFVQMRRDRVTFAMMLGIPILQMILFGYAINSDPRHLPTALRCADQGIFSRTLVAALQNSDYFRIVRDTGSEAEAQRLIERGEVQFVLSIPEQFSRRLLRGERPALLLSADATDPAATSGALAAFRLLAEGALDRDLGGSLQHLRRGAPPLEVIVHPRYNPEGITRYNIVPGLMGVVLTMTLVIITALAMTRERERGTMENLLSTPVRPLEVMLGKIVPYIIVGYLQMTFILLAAGFLFRVPLLGSLTLLFAVSFLFIAANLGVGLTFSTLARNQLQAVQMAFFFFLPSILLSGFMFPFRGMPLWAQRLGEALPLTHYLRIVRGILLKGNGIDEILPNLWPMALFLALALVIGIKRFRRTLD, encoded by the coding sequence ATGGCCTTGCGGCGGGGCTTTTCCCTGCGCCGTTTTGCGGCGATGGTCGGCAAGGAGTTCGTGCAGATGCGGCGCGACAGGGTGACTTTCGCCATGATGCTGGGAATCCCGATCCTGCAGATGATCCTCTTCGGTTACGCCATCAACTCGGACCCGCGACACCTCCCCACCGCGTTGCGCTGTGCCGACCAGGGGATCTTCTCCCGGACCCTCGTCGCCGCCCTGCAGAACAGCGACTATTTCCGCATCGTCCGCGACACCGGCAGCGAGGCCGAGGCGCAGCGCCTCATCGAACGGGGAGAGGTGCAGTTCGTCCTCAGCATCCCCGAACAGTTCTCCCGAAGGCTTTTGCGCGGCGAGCGCCCGGCGCTCCTGCTGAGCGCCGACGCCACCGACCCCGCCGCCACCAGCGGCGCCCTGGCGGCCTTCCGCCTCCTCGCCGAAGGAGCCCTGGACCGGGACCTCGGCGGCTCCCTGCAGCACCTGCGCCGCGGCGCCCCTCCCCTGGAGGTCATCGTCCACCCGCGCTACAACCCCGAAGGGATCACCCGTTACAACATCGTCCCCGGACTCATGGGGGTGGTTCTGACCATGACCCTGGTGATCATCACCGCCCTGGCCATGACCCGGGAGCGGGAGCGCGGCACCATGGAGAACCTCCTCTCCACCCCGGTGCGCCCCCTGGAGGTGATGCTCGGCAAAATCGTCCCCTACATCATCGTCGGCTATCTGCAGATGACCTTCATCCTCCTGGCCGCAGGCTTTCTCTTCCGCGTACCGCTCCTGGGCAGCCTCACTCTCCTCTTTGCCGTCTCCTTCCTCTTCATCGCCGCCAATCTCGGCGTCGGCCTCACCTTCTCCACCCTGGCCCGCAACCAGCTGCAGGCGGTGCAGATGGCCTTCTTCTTTTTTCTCCCTTCGATCCTCCTCTCCGGCTTCATGTTCCCCTTCCGCGGCATGCCCCTCTGGGCCCAGCGCCTCGGCGAGGCCCTCCCCCTCACCCACTACCTGCGCATCGTCCGCGGCATCCTCCTCAAGGGGAACGGGATCGACGAGATCCTCCCCAACCTCTGGCCGATGGCCCTGTTTCTTGCCCTGGCCCTCGTCATCGGAATAAAGCGCTTCCGCCGCACCCTTGACTGA